In one Gemmatimonadota bacterium genomic region, the following are encoded:
- a CDS encoding glycosyltransferase produces the protein MSQTTLQQDAERQPDEAASEVPATTSPVRKRPLTYVFTGGGTAGHVYPGLAIADEVRARNPDVRIVYIGARGRMEASLVPKRGYPIHLVYARGLPSARQPLAFLRFALCTGFGVLQSLFHLSRHRPRMIVATGGYASSPVLLAHWILKSLRLSGASRCFVHEQNVVPGKVNRLAGRIADRIGVSFEASLPYFPPEKATWAGYPVRREIGAVSRDGARISRGLPSAAKVVFAFGASSGARSINRAVVAALPRLLSRPDIHVIHVTGQTRSSDYDAERDTRDRLERVDLTDEQRSRYHQSDYSHEIETLYAASDLVIGRSSAGVVTEIGICGIPSILVPLPYAPGDHQAVNARTLESRGAARVVYESLSVENGQTIGAVDGERLARLAFEILDDPDRCDAMRRRARETFDRGGLDRIVDLLDHMLADRLDLPADRVLSNGKPGEPDIAGRAVPSDNALSAFSLVRRFAQGRDQAFIESVGEDYLKYRVDGYLKATRWQIRNEGVKLVGLLGYRDRLPFVLALLRDKTPAPLLQRMFGGDYRQVGFIRRNAVTTIGQLGVYDAAVRATLLDLLADPYYEVRSAAARAFAALDPETGDADEEALDGLRRLLRESSFEIRSAAILALGRLGDGAVTEWLRPFYQDPNGKVRQAVIDALTDLVRRKSIIDLDGLHEELDGILVTSNHFDPDFPIRRTLNRLIGMIRHQQETP, from the coding sequence ATGTCTCAGACAACCCTGCAACAGGATGCAGAGCGACAACCGGACGAAGCGGCGTCGGAAGTTCCGGCAACGACGTCGCCTGTCCGAAAGCGTCCGTTGACCTACGTATTTACCGGAGGCGGAACGGCGGGGCACGTCTATCCCGGGCTGGCTATCGCCGACGAGGTGCGGGCCCGGAACCCCGATGTCCGCATCGTTTACATCGGCGCCCGGGGCAGAATGGAAGCCTCCCTCGTGCCGAAGCGGGGCTATCCGATCCACCTGGTCTACGCCCGGGGGCTGCCGTCGGCGAGGCAGCCTCTTGCGTTTCTGCGCTTCGCCCTCTGCACCGGCTTCGGCGTCCTCCAGAGCCTGTTCCACCTGTCGAGACACCGGCCCCGCATGATCGTGGCCACGGGCGGATACGCCAGCAGTCCCGTCCTCCTGGCCCACTGGATCCTCAAATCGCTCCGGCTGTCGGGCGCCAGTCGATGTTTCGTCCACGAACAGAACGTCGTGCCCGGGAAGGTGAACCGGCTTGCCGGCCGGATCGCGGACCGCATCGGGGTTTCCTTTGAAGCGTCGCTGCCGTATTTCCCTCCGGAGAAGGCGACGTGGGCGGGCTACCCGGTGCGGCGGGAGATCGGCGCCGTGTCCAGGGACGGCGCGCGGATTTCGCGGGGTCTGCCGTCCGCCGCCAAGGTCGTATTCGCCTTCGGCGCATCCTCGGGCGCCCGGTCCATAAACCGGGCCGTGGTCGCCGCGCTGCCCCGTTTGCTGTCCAGGCCGGATATCCACGTCATCCACGTCACCGGACAGACTAGAAGTTCGGATTACGACGCTGAACGAGACACCCGGGACCGCCTGGAGAGAGTCGACCTCACCGATGAGCAGCGGTCGAGATACCACCAGTCGGACTATTCCCACGAAATCGAAACGCTCTACGCCGCCAGCGACCTAGTCATCGGCAGATCCAGCGCCGGCGTCGTCACCGAGATCGGTATCTGCGGGATCCCCTCCATACTCGTACCGCTGCCCTACGCGCCCGGCGACCACCAGGCCGTGAACGCCAGGACGCTCGAATCGCGCGGCGCGGCCCGCGTCGTGTACGAGTCGCTTTCGGTGGAGAACGGCCAGACCATTGGCGCGGTCGACGGGGAGCGCCTAGCCCGCCTGGCCTTCGAGATCCTGGACGACCCGGACCGCTGCGACGCCATGCGCCGGCGAGCGCGGGAGACCTTCGACCGCGGAGGGCTGGACCGGATCGTCGACCTGTTGGATCACATGCTGGCGGACCGCCTGGACCTGCCGGCAGACCGTGTCCTTTCCAACGGTAAACCCGGCGAACCCGACATTGCCGGGCGTGCCGTTCCTTCCGATAACGCGCTTTCCGCGTTTTCCCTGGTCCGCCGGTTCGCGCAAGGCCGCGATCAGGCCTTCATCGAATCCGTGGGGGAAGACTACCTGAAGTACCGCGTCGACGGATACCTGAAGGCCACGCGCTGGCAGATCCGGAACGAGGGCGTCAAACTCGTCGGACTGCTCGGTTACCGGGACCGCCTGCCCTTCGTCCTGGCGCTGCTCCGCGACAAGACGCCGGCGCCCCTGCTCCAGCGGATGTTTGGCGGCGACTACCGCCAGGTCGGCTTCATCCGCCGAAACGCCGTGACGACGATCGGCCAGCTCGGCGTGTACGATGCAGCGGTGCGCGCCACGCTGCTGGACCTGTTGGCGGATCCGTACTACGAGGTGCGTTCCGCGGCCGCGCGGGCCTTTGCCGCCCTCGACCCGGAAACGGGGGACGCCGACGAGGAGGCCCTGGACGGCCTGCGCCGGCTGTTGCGGGAATCCTCCTTCGAAATCAGGTCGGCCGCCATCCTCGCCCTGGGCAGACTGGGCGACGGCGCCGTCACGGAATGGCTCAGGCCCTTTTACCAGGATCCGAACGGGAAGGTGCGCCAGGCCGTCATCGACGCCCTGACCGACCTGGTCAGACGGAAGTCGATCATCGATCTGGACGGACTGCACGAAGAGCTCGACGGCATCCTGGTCACGTCTAACCACTTCGACCCGGACTTTCCGATCAGGCGGACGCTGAACCGGTTGATCGGCATGATACGCCACCAGCAGGAAACCCCGTGA
- the mraY gene encoding phospho-N-acetylmuramoyl-pentapeptide-transferase gives MIYHLVTHLFDTVDSLSFLRLFQYLSFRAICAALTGFGVALLFGQRIIRLLYVNHVRDNPRTHGALSSASKAGTPLMGGLLIIVSIFASVLLWSDLFNRFTLIFLCALIWFSLFGFIDDYRKIRHRDSDRGLSQATKLFFQAVFGLGFGLVFLVPGLSPVSAEIASELYLPFVKDPVLDLGWWYLPFIAFVVVAIANAVNFADGLDGLSIVPVSFTVVVYGVFAYVIGNAIYSGYLQFTFLPGSGELTVICAGVFGACMGFLWYNAYPAQVFMGDVGALPLGGIVGTLAVLLKQEFLFVITGGIFVAMAFSVLVQEKIGIKWLGRRIFYMAPLHHAFQYRGLAETKVVIRFWIIAGILAIIGLSTLKIR, from the coding sequence ATGATCTATCATCTCGTCACACATCTTTTCGATACCGTCGATTCGCTCTCGTTTCTGCGTCTTTTCCAATACCTGAGCTTCCGCGCGATCTGCGCGGCGCTGACGGGTTTCGGCGTCGCGCTGCTTTTCGGCCAGCGCATCATCCGCCTGCTGTACGTGAACCACGTGCGGGACAATCCCCGGACGCACGGCGCGTTGTCCTCCGCCTCGAAGGCCGGCACGCCGCTCATGGGCGGCCTGCTGATCATCGTGTCCATCTTCGCCAGCGTGCTGCTGTGGAGCGACCTTTTCAACCGCTTCACCCTGATCTTCCTGTGCGCCTTGATCTGGTTTTCCCTGTTCGGGTTCATCGACGACTACCGGAAAATCAGGCACCGGGACAGCGACCGCGGCCTGTCCCAGGCCACCAAGTTGTTCTTCCAGGCGGTTTTCGGCCTCGGCTTCGGCCTGGTCTTCCTGGTGCCCGGCCTGTCTCCGGTGTCGGCGGAAATCGCCTCGGAACTCTATCTTCCCTTCGTCAAGGACCCCGTCCTCGACCTGGGCTGGTGGTATCTGCCCTTCATCGCCTTCGTCGTCGTGGCCATCGCCAACGCGGTCAATTTCGCCGACGGACTGGACGGACTGTCCATCGTCCCGGTTTCGTTTACGGTGGTCGTGTACGGGGTGTTCGCCTACGTCATCGGCAACGCCATCTACTCGGGATACCTGCAGTTTACCTTTCTTCCGGGCAGCGGTGAACTGACGGTGATCTGCGCGGGGGTCTTCGGCGCCTGCATGGGATTCCTCTGGTACAACGCCTATCCCGCCCAGGTCTTCATGGGCGACGTGGGCGCCCTGCCGCTGGGAGGCATCGTCGGCACCCTCGCCGTACTGCTCAAGCAGGAATTCCTCTTCGTCATCACCGGCGGGATCTTCGTGGCCATGGCCTTCTCGGTCCTGGTGCAGGAGAAGATCGGGATCAAGTGGCTCGGCCGGCGCATCTTCTACATGGCGCCGCTCCATCACGCCTTCCAGTACCGGGGCCTGGCCGAGACCAAGGTCGTGATCCGGTTCTGGATCATCGCGGGCATCCTGGCGATCATCGGCCTGTCGACCCTCAAGATCAGGTAA
- a CDS encoding uracil-DNA glycosylase yields MTPSLFVKALQDLESDHAFNPYADRCPVYDLEAAPERRSNILLSVLEAALKSPVDSLWIGRDFGYRGGRRTGLAFTDDDHLPEHAGRWGLTLQCATREGMAGERSARAVWNVLSRVDAPVFLWNVFPLHPHDPGNPFSNRKHNARERASGEGILAQLVHMLEPSRIVAVGRDAAWTASRLFGRYETLAVRHPSHGGQKIFTNRMSEWYGLA; encoded by the coding sequence ATGACCCCCTCCTTGTTTGTCAAAGCGCTTCAGGACCTCGAATCCGATCACGCGTTCAACCCCTATGCGGACCGCTGTCCTGTCTACGACCTTGAGGCCGCGCCGGAACGGCGATCGAATATCCTGCTATCCGTGCTCGAGGCCGCGCTTAAAAGTCCTGTGGATTCGCTTTGGATAGGCCGCGATTTCGGCTATCGGGGCGGCCGGCGCACGGGCCTGGCATTCACCGACGACGATCATCTCCCCGAGCACGCCGGGAGATGGGGGCTGACCCTTCAATGCGCGACCCGGGAAGGCATGGCCGGCGAGCGATCGGCCCGCGCGGTCTGGAACGTGTTGTCACGGGTGGACGCCCCCGTGTTTCTCTGGAACGTATTCCCCCTGCACCCCCACGATCCGGGCAATCCTTTCAGCAATAGAAAGCACAACGCACGGGAGCGTGCGTCGGGAGAAGGGATCCTTGCCCAGCTCGTCCACATGCTGGAACCGTCCAGGATCGTGGCCGTGGGAAGGGACGCGGCCTGGACGGCGAGCCGGCTGTTCGGTAGATACGAGACCCTTGCCGTACGTCACCCGAGCCACGGGGGGCAGAAGATATTCACGAACCGGATGTCGGAATGGTACGGTTTGGCATAA
- a CDS encoding ammonium transporter produces the protein MKLLAVLAAVVCGAGTAFALAEHESVTVESPDQFVFNTISFMLWGALVMWMCAGFTMLESGSVRTKNASMICLKNIGLYSIAGIAYYFIGYNLMYVDVGSFIGSISLMYGPTADEIALVNGTEGAASEVIALGYSTMSDWFFQMVFVATAASIVSGALAERVKLWSFFLFVLILTGIIYPIVGAWTWGEGWLSQLGFKDFAGSTIVHSTGGWAALAGLLALGPRLGKFRKDGSVKPTPPSNVLIVTLGVFILWLGWFGFNGGSQLALGSPLDAVAMSHVLVNTNLAAAAGAITALICARPVFGRIDLFACLNGAIAGLVSITAGPDMVQHYWAVIIGAVGGVVCTVGMKMLESVRIDDVVGAVPAHLFAGIWGTLAVCIVSGGNVGVQLIGILAIGAFVFVVSYAVWRLIDLVMAVRVTAQVERLGQDVAELGIEAYPEFVLTPEELDED, from the coding sequence GTGAAACTGCTGGCCGTGCTGGCCGCGGTGGTCTGCGGCGCCGGAACCGCCTTCGCTCTGGCGGAGCACGAAAGCGTCACGGTCGAATCGCCGGACCAGTTCGTGTTCAACACCATTTCGTTCATGCTCTGGGGCGCATTGGTGATGTGGATGTGCGCGGGTTTCACCATGCTGGAATCCGGATCGGTGCGGACCAAGAACGCCTCCATGATCTGCCTGAAGAACATCGGCCTTTATTCCATTGCCGGGATCGCCTACTATTTCATCGGCTACAATCTCATGTACGTCGACGTGGGGAGCTTCATCGGATCCATCTCGCTCATGTATGGACCGACGGCCGATGAGATCGCGCTGGTCAACGGGACCGAAGGCGCCGCCTCCGAGGTGATCGCCCTGGGATATTCCACCATGTCGGACTGGTTCTTCCAGATGGTCTTTGTGGCCACGGCCGCGTCCATCGTCTCGGGCGCGCTGGCGGAAAGAGTCAAGCTCTGGTCTTTCTTTCTATTCGTCCTGATCCTCACCGGCATCATCTATCCTATCGTCGGCGCGTGGACCTGGGGAGAGGGATGGCTCAGCCAGTTGGGATTCAAGGACTTCGCTGGTTCCACCATCGTGCACAGCACGGGCGGATGGGCAGCCCTGGCGGGTCTGCTGGCCCTGGGCCCCAGGCTCGGGAAGTTCCGTAAGGACGGATCGGTCAAGCCCACGCCGCCGTCCAACGTGCTCATTGTGACGCTGGGTGTGTTCATCCTCTGGCTCGGGTGGTTCGGGTTCAACGGCGGTTCGCAACTGGCCCTGGGCAGCCCGCTTGACGCGGTGGCCATGAGCCACGTGCTCGTCAATACCAACCTGGCGGCCGCGGCCGGCGCGATCACCGCGCTGATATGCGCGAGGCCGGTGTTCGGGCGCATCGATCTGTTCGCCTGCCTGAACGGCGCCATCGCGGGCCTGGTCTCGATCACCGCGGGTCCGGACATGGTCCAGCACTACTGGGCCGTCATCATCGGGGCCGTCGGCGGCGTCGTCTGCACGGTCGGAATGAAAATGCTGGAATCGGTGCGGATCGACGACGTGGTCGGCGCCGTACCCGCCCACCTCTTCGCGGGGATCTGGGGCACGCTGGCGGTGTGCATTGTGAGCGGAGGCAACGTGGGCGTTCAGCTGATCGGCATCCTGGCCATCGGAGCCTTCGTGTTCGTCGTATCCTATGCCGTCTGGCGTCTGATCGACCTGGTCATGGCCGTGCGGGTAACGGCGCAGGTCGAACGACTGGGCCAGGACGTCGCCGAGCTCGGCATCGAGGCTTATCCCGAATTCGTGCTTACGCCCGAAGAACTGGACGAAGACTGA
- the rplQ gene encoding 50S ribosomal protein L17, with amino-acid sequence MRHRKQGRGLSRSPSHRKAMLSNLATSVLDAERVRTTTAKAKEVRRLVERLITFGKRRDLHARRQVLRVIRNESVVAKLFGPLAERYADRPGGYTRIVRVGHRQGDAADMAILELIDRDGAAEEQAVETVEEKQEDTAEQKEDQAEDDKTG; translated from the coding sequence ATGCGACATCGAAAGCAGGGGCGCGGTCTCAGCCGATCGCCCAGTCACCGCAAGGCGATGCTGAGCAACCTGGCCACTTCGGTGCTGGACGCGGAACGCGTTCGGACCACCACGGCGAAGGCCAAGGAAGTACGGCGCCTCGTGGAGCGGCTCATCACCTTCGGCAAGCGCAGGGATCTGCACGCCCGGCGGCAGGTACTCCGGGTCATCCGCAACGAATCCGTGGTCGCAAAGCTGTTCGGTCCGCTGGCCGAACGGTACGCCGACCGGCCCGGGGGATACACCCGCATCGTCCGTGTCGGACACCGGCAGGGCGACGCCGCGGACATGGCGATACTCGAGTTGATCGACCGGGACGGCGCGGCGGAGGAACAGGCCGTCGAGACGGTGGAGGAAAAGCAGGAAGACACGGCGGAGCAGAAAGAAGACCAGGCGGAGGACGATAAGACCGGCTGA
- a CDS encoding DNA-directed RNA polymerase subunit alpha, with the protein MKLKNFQMPRGVLIEDDTVTDGYSKFVIEPLERGFGTTIGNSIRRVLLSSLPGAAVVGIRIDGVAHEFSTMPNVVEDVAEVILNLKGLRLILHSDEPKTLMLEAEGKGDVTAEDIQTDVDVEILNPDLHIASLDEGGQLRMEIHVDSGRGYVIAEQNKMPDQPIGVIPMDAMFSPVTRVNFQVENTRIGQRTDYDRLVLEIWTDASVGPQDALSTASQVLRNHLQLFISIDDQFLSEPEEEVDEKAEEIKKLLQMNVEELELSVRSSNCLRAADIKTLADLVQKSETEMLKYRNFGRKSLTELSQILQEMELAFGMDIGEYVEVEEA; encoded by the coding sequence ATGAAATTAAAGAACTTCCAAATGCCGAGAGGCGTGCTGATTGAAGACGATACCGTAACGGATGGCTACAGCAAGTTCGTGATCGAACCGCTAGAGCGGGGATTCGGGACGACCATCGGCAATTCCATACGCAGGGTCCTGCTCTCTTCCCTGCCCGGAGCGGCCGTAGTCGGCATCCGCATCGACGGCGTCGCCCACGAATTCTCCACCATGCCGAACGTGGTGGAAGACGTGGCCGAGGTCATCCTGAACCTCAAGGGACTGCGGCTCATCCTGCACAGCGACGAGCCCAAGACGCTGATGCTCGAAGCGGAAGGCAAGGGCGACGTCACGGCCGAAGACATACAGACCGACGTCGACGTGGAGATTCTCAATCCGGATCTTCATATCGCCTCCCTGGACGAGGGCGGACAGTTGAGAATGGAGATCCACGTCGACAGCGGCCGGGGATACGTGATCGCCGAACAGAACAAGATGCCGGACCAGCCCATCGGCGTCATTCCCATGGACGCCATGTTCTCCCCGGTAACGCGGGTGAATTTCCAGGTGGAGAACACGCGTATCGGCCAGCGCACCGACTACGACCGGCTCGTGCTGGAAATCTGGACCGATGCCAGCGTCGGCCCGCAGGACGCCCTGTCCACTGCGTCCCAGGTCCTGCGCAACCACCTCCAGTTGTTTATCTCGATCGACGACCAGTTCCTCTCCGAGCCGGAAGAAGAGGTGGACGAGAAAGCCGAAGAGATCAAGAAGCTGCTGCAGATGAACGTGGAGGAACTGGAGCTGTCGGTTCGCTCCAGCAATTGCCTGAGGGCGGCGGACATCAAGACCCTGGCGGACCTGGTGCAGAAGAGCGAGACCGAGATGCTGAAATACCGGAACTTCGGCCGCAAGTCGCTGACCGAGCTGAGTCAGATCCTCCAGGAGATGGAACTTGCCTTCGGCATGGACATCGGGGAGTACGTAGAAGTCGAGGAGGCGTAG
- the rpsD gene encoding 30S ribosomal protein S4, whose translation MSRYTDANCRICRREGVKLFLKGDRCFSEKCAVDRRAFPPGQHGSVGRRKPTEYGLRLREKQKTRKTYGIGEGQFRSYFVKAARTKGNTGERLLQLLETRLDNIVYRLGFAPSRKAARQLVRHRHILVNDRIVNIPSYIVRTGEVIQVREKSRQLDCIHASLSAANQRPAVNWLDLDKTTLAGRLLEAPIRENIPTPVQEQLIIELYSK comes from the coding sequence ATGTCTCGATACACTGATGCCAACTGTCGAATCTGTCGACGGGAAGGCGTTAAATTGTTTCTGAAGGGCGATCGGTGCTTTTCAGAGAAGTGCGCGGTGGACCGCCGCGCGTTCCCGCCGGGCCAGCACGGGTCGGTCGGACGGAGGAAGCCTACGGAATACGGGCTCCGGCTTCGTGAAAAGCAAAAGACGCGAAAGACGTACGGTATCGGCGAAGGCCAGTTCCGGTCGTACTTCGTGAAGGCGGCACGGACCAAGGGCAACACGGGCGAGCGCCTCCTGCAGCTTCTCGAAACCCGGCTGGACAACATCGTCTACCGCCTCGGCTTCGCGCCGTCGCGCAAGGCGGCCCGTCAACTGGTTCGTCACCGCCATATCCTGGTCAACGACCGCATCGTCAATATCCCCTCGTACATCGTCCGTACGGGTGAAGTCATTCAGGTCAGGGAGAAGAGCCGCCAGCTCGACTGCATTCATGCCTCCCTGAGCGCCGCGAACCAGCGACCGGCGGTAAACTGGCTGGATCTGGACAAGACCACCCTTGCCGGGCGGTTGCTGGAAGCACCCATTCGAGAAAACATACCGACACCTGTACAGGAACAGTTAATCATCGAGTTGTATTCGAAATAG
- the rpsK gene encoding 30S ribosomal protein S11 yields the protein MANARRSRARRRDRHVDSIGVAHIKATFNNTIVTLADLQGHTISWASGGKGGTFRNSRKSTPFAAQIAAEAAAKEAIELGLKRVEVWVKGPGAGRESAIRALQAAGLEISAIKDVTPIPHNGCRPPKRRRV from the coding sequence TTGGCTAATGCTAGGCGAAGCCGCGCCCGAAGGCGCGACCGGCACGTGGACTCCATAGGCGTGGCCCATATCAAGGCGACGTTCAACAATACGATCGTTACCCTCGCCGATCTGCAGGGACACACGATCAGTTGGGCGAGCGGCGGCAAGGGCGGCACGTTCCGCAACTCCCGGAAGAGTACGCCTTTTGCCGCGCAGATCGCGGCGGAGGCCGCCGCAAAGGAAGCCATCGAACTGGGTTTGAAACGCGTCGAGGTCTGGGTGAAGGGACCCGGCGCCGGCCGTGAATCGGCCATTCGGGCATTACAGGCCGCGGGCCTCGAGATTTCCGCCATCAAGGACGTAACCCCTATTCCCCACAACGGATGCCGGCCTCCGAAAAGACGTCGCGTCTGA
- the rpsM gene encoding 30S ribosomal protein S13, whose amino-acid sequence MARIAGIDLPRDKRVEIGITYIFGIGQTTARKVLEATGIDPETRVRDLTDREITKLRQSIENDYQVEGALRGDITFNIRRLMDIGCYRGLRHRRGLPVRGQRTRTNSRIRKGPRRTIGARRKKT is encoded by the coding sequence GTGGCACGTATTGCCGGAATCGATCTGCCCCGCGACAAACGCGTGGAGATCGGCATCACCTACATTTTCGGAATAGGACAGACAACCGCCCGCAAGGTGCTCGAGGCGACCGGCATCGACCCGGAGACCCGCGTAAGGGATCTGACCGACCGGGAGATCACGAAGCTTCGCCAGAGCATCGAGAACGATTACCAGGTCGAGGGCGCGTTGCGCGGCGACATCACGTTCAATATCCGCCGATTGATGGATATCGGATGCTACCGGGGCCTGCGTCACCGCCGCGGGCTGCCGGTGCGGGGTCAGCGGACCCGTACCAATTCCCGCATACGAAAGGGACCCCGGCGCACCATCGGCGCAAGGCGTAAGAAGACCTAG
- the rpmJ gene encoding 50S ribosomal protein L36, producing MKVRASVKKICEHCKVIRRRGVVRVLCRNPRHKQRQG from the coding sequence ATGAAAGTACGCGCTTCGGTAAAGAAAATCTGTGAACACTGCAAGGTCATCCGCCGCAGGGGCGTCGTGCGTGTGCTCTGTCGCAACCCGCGCCACAAGCAGCGGCAGGGATAG
- the infA gene encoding translation initiation factor IF-1 gives MPKEPPVQVEGTVVEPLPNASFRVELENGHRVLAHISGKVRMNFIKILPGDKVMVELSPYDLTRGRITYRYK, from the coding sequence ATGCCGAAAGAGCCCCCGGTACAGGTGGAAGGTACGGTGGTGGAGCCCTTGCCCAATGCGTCGTTTCGCGTTGAACTGGAAAACGGGCACAGGGTCCTGGCGCATATATCCGGCAAGGTTCGAATGAACTTCATAAAGATCCTGCCCGGCGACAAGGTCATGGTCGAGTTGTCGCCCTACGATCTGACGCGCGGCCGGATTACGTATCGTTACAAGTAA
- a CDS encoding adenylate kinase, with translation MRLILLGTPGAGKGEQATRLSERFHIPHISTGELLRREMEEKTPVGRRIAEFVNRGELVSDEITQAILEDRVREADCESGFILDGFPRNQNQADFLNQALERMNVPVDAVLNIEVPDSTVIDRLTNRHRTDDTPETIRHRLKIYRKVTAPLVDYYDRAGILRRIDGDGSLEEVTQRILKCLVRTT, from the coding sequence ATGCGACTTATTCTACTTGGAACGCCGGGGGCGGGAAAAGGCGAACAGGCAACCAGGCTGTCGGAGAGATTTCACATCCCGCATATCTCAACGGGCGAACTGTTGCGGCGGGAGATGGAGGAAAAGACCCCTGTAGGGCGAAGGATCGCGGAATTCGTAAACAGGGGTGAACTGGTATCGGATGAAATCACGCAGGCCATACTGGAAGACCGGGTGCGGGAAGCCGACTGCGAGTCGGGCTTCATACTGGACGGCTTTCCCCGGAACCAGAACCAGGCCGATTTCCTGAACCAGGCGCTGGAGCGCATGAACGTGCCCGTGGACGCGGTGCTGAACATCGAGGTGCCCGACAGTACGGTGATCGACCGCCTGACCAACAGGCATCGGACGGACGACACGCCGGAGACGATCCGGCACCGGTTGAAGATCTACAGGAAGGTGACGGCCCCGCTCGTCGACTATTACGACAGGGCGGGCATTTTAAGGCGGATCGATGGCGATGGTTCGCTGGAGGAAGTGACGCAGCGCATTCTGAAGTGTCTGGTCCGGACGACGTGA
- the secY gene encoding preprotein translocase subunit SecY codes for MIESFQNVFRIPELRRRIIFTLSLLAVYRIGGQIPTPGIDHEVLSAFFSQMGGTIFGLYNMFVGGAFERATIFALGVMPYISASIILQLLGSMWPYLQKLQKEGQEGQKKINQYTRYGTVLLSMVQALGISYWLQDIRDEVGRSAVIDPGAGFIFVTVVTMTTGTIFLMWLGEQIQERGIGNGISLIIFVGIIAQFPIAAKSEIDAVMNGLRSGLVEIFIVAVWILIIASVVLITQGQRRITVQYPRRVVGRKVYGGQSTHLPLRVNAAGVMPIIFAQSIMFVPGTFSSFFPNMAVFQTMVEWFQPGAFIYNAMYGLLIVFFTYFYTSIIFNPVDVADNMKRVGGFIPGIRPGRRTADYLDHILTRITLPGSVFLAIIAIVPFLIIRSMNVSLSASSFFGGTALLIVVGVALDTLQQIESHLVSRHYEGFMKRGRVRGRAG; via the coding sequence ATGATCGAGAGTTTTCAGAACGTATTCCGGATACCGGAGCTTCGCCGGCGGATCATCTTCACCCTCAGTCTGCTCGCGGTCTACCGGATCGGCGGCCAGATACCCACGCCGGGCATAGACCACGAAGTACTGAGCGCCTTCTTCAGCCAGATGGGCGGGACCATCTTCGGGCTGTACAACATGTTCGTGGGCGGCGCCTTCGAGCGCGCGACCATTTTCGCCCTCGGCGTGATGCCCTATATCAGCGCGTCCATTATCCTGCAACTGCTGGGTTCCATGTGGCCGTACCTGCAGAAACTCCAGAAGGAGGGCCAGGAAGGTCAGAAGAAGATCAATCAGTACACGCGCTACGGCACGGTGTTGCTGTCGATGGTCCAGGCCCTGGGCATCAGCTACTGGCTCCAGGACATCCGGGACGAGGTGGGCCGGTCCGCCGTCATCGATCCCGGGGCGGGGTTCATCTTCGTCACGGTCGTGACGATGACCACTGGCACCATATTCCTGATGTGGCTGGGGGAGCAGATCCAGGAGCGGGGCATCGGAAACGGCATCTCGCTGATTATCTTCGTCGGGATTATCGCCCAGTTCCCCATCGCGGCGAAGAGCGAAATCGACGCGGTGATGAACGGGCTGCGCAGTGGTCTCGTCGAGATCTTCATCGTAGCCGTGTGGATCCTGATCATCGCTTCGGTGGTGCTGATCACCCAGGGGCAGCGGAGAATCACGGTGCAGTACCCGCGGCGCGTGGTCGGACGCAAGGTGTACGGCGGGCAGAGCACGCATCTGCCGCTGCGCGTGAACGCCGCCGGCGTGATGCCCATCATTTTCGCCCAGTCGATCATGTTCGTTCCGGGGACGTTTTCGAGTTTCTTCCCGAACATGGCCGTGTTCCAGACCATGGTCGAGTGGTTTCAGCCAGGCGCCTTCATCTACAACGCGATGTACGGCCTGTTGATCGTATTTTTCACGTATTTCTATACATCCATCATATTCAATCCCGTGGACGTGGCGGACAACATGAAGCGCGTCGGCGGATTCATCCCGGGGATTCGGCCCGGCAGAAGAACGGCGGACTATCTCGATCACATTCTGACACGCATTACGTTGCCCGGCTCGGTCTTTCTGGCGATTATCGCCATCGTGCCGTTTCTCATCATCCGAAGCATGAACGTCTCTCTGAGCGCGTCCTCGTTCTTCGGCGGCACCGCCCTGCTGATCGTGGTAGGCGTCGCCCTGGATACGCTCCAGCAAATCGAGTCGCATCTCGTGTCCCGCCACTACGAGGGATTCATGAAACGCGGGCGTGTACGCGGGCGGGCGGGTTAG